DNA sequence from the Bacillota bacterium genome:
TCAACTTGAATGTCCTTTCTTTGTTCCATTCATAACCCTCCTCGTCAAGTATCCACTTCTTGACATCCTTGGCGCTTTTCTTTGTACTTTTAGAAAGGATGTACCCGTTCCCCTCATCCAGTATATGACCGATATTAGGGCCACTGTTCAACCCCCCGTCCGCAACGATGATCACCCTCCCGAACTTCATCTTGTCGATACTTTTCTTAAGGGCAGGGCGCAGTGTCGTCTGGTCAAGGAGAGACTGGCCAGCGCTGTGCAAAAAGGCATGGTAGTAAAGGCTGGCAATGCATACAAGCCACAATTCGTCATAATGACATTTGCCCAGCATGAGCAGCTAAAAAGAGAGATATTCGCTCCGCTTTTGGAAATGATTAGTAACCGGATTGAGAATTTAGCTGCCAGGTTTGAGTCTATGCATAAACGCAATATACCCAATCATACCAAAGGATATTTGAATTATCTCACTTATATTGATCTTTGGAACACAGGTATTTATACCCTTATATTTGCAGCATCGGATGGCAGGCTGCTAATTCCAAAAACACCGGACGAGGGAACACCCCTAACACTTGTAGTAATACATTGATATTAATTGGTTGCTCCTGAACAACTCGCGTTTTTCAGGGGACGCTAATAGCTGTCAGTTTAGCATTATGAAGTATAAAGAAGATAGTGAAGGCAAAGTAAAAAGTAAATGTCATTATATGCCTTCACTATCTTCAAAATTTTCACGAATTTCGGAAGGTAAGCGCTTTAAGTCTGCAAAACCAACCACCGGTACCCCTTCTTAGTACAGATAAGCCTTTATTTCATTTGTTAAATGCATACTTTCATTCCCCCATTCATAAATTCCTTTATCTGCATATTTATTTATATTTACTTTTGCCCCTTCCACATATTTATCATCTCCATGTTTATTTCTGCAATATTTTTTCTGCTTCCGCCTCCGTTAAATTGCCGCAGCTAATCATCTTGTTTATGACCTGCTGTTGACGCTCTCTTGCAAGTTCAGCATCGTTTGTGAGCGCATATACGGAGGGAGCATTCGGAATACCGGCAAGCAAGGTGCTCTCGTAGTCCGTCAATTTTGCAGGAGACTTGCCGAAATATCCTTCGCTTGCTTCACGAACGCCGTAATAACCGTTGCCGAAGTAAATAGTGTTCACATACAATTCCAGTATTTCGTCCTTTTCATAGTTTCTCTCTATATGAAATGCCATAAAGATTTCCGCAATTTTTCTCTTAATCTTTTTATCCCGGGTGAAGTACATATTCCTGGCCAGTTGCTGTGTAATGGTACTGCCGCCTTCAACAAATGACATTGCTTTTA
Encoded proteins:
- a CDS encoding transglycosylase domain-containing protein — translated: MKKWIKRIIFFLIALVVLTGFYFTGSGYLMYRDALQETSLSDKVAEIRSKDSYTTLEELPDIYLRAVVSVEDHRFHKHNGIDIIAIGRALWTDIKAMSFVEGGSTITQQLARNMYFTRDKKIKRKIAEIFMAFHIERNYEKDEILELYVNTIYFGNGYYGVREASEGYFGKSPAKLTDYESTLLAGIPNAPSVYALTNDAELARERQQQVINKMISCGNLTEAEAEKILQK